Proteins from a single region of Longimicrobiales bacterium:
- a CDS encoding MotA/TolQ/ExbB proton channel family protein: MTPAVLLLQTRAPTSVMGMIFGGTISTKLILLLLASASCVSAYIIYQKWKQFREVRLQGDEFLEHMERAQRLEDAYKAILSLPESPYGRVFRQGVNFFSELRPGALREGSQNAPGLSLMQLEALRLVLEKSEAEERDELAQGVQWLAIIGSVSPLLGLMGTVIGIMNVFLNITSAGGSNIMAVAPGVGQALITTVAGLFVAIPAVIAYNHFVSQLNLVSGELEGFSSEFIGTLARESRV, from the coding sequence ATGACGCCTGCCGTGCTGCTTCTCCAAACTAGAGCGCCGACATCCGTGATGGGCATGATCTTCGGGGGAACGATCTCCACGAAGCTCATTCTGCTCCTTCTCGCGTCGGCTTCGTGCGTGTCTGCTTACATCATCTACCAGAAGTGGAAGCAGTTCCGAGAAGTGCGCCTCCAAGGTGATGAGTTCTTGGAGCATATGGAGCGGGCGCAGCGTCTCGAGGATGCATACAAGGCGATCCTGTCGTTGCCGGAGTCCCCGTACGGACGGGTCTTTCGTCAGGGAGTGAACTTCTTCAGCGAACTTCGCCCTGGAGCACTGCGTGAAGGTTCTCAGAACGCTCCAGGTCTGTCCCTGATGCAGCTGGAGGCCCTGAGGCTGGTGCTGGAGAAATCAGAGGCGGAGGAGCGGGACGAGTTGGCTCAAGGCGTTCAATGGCTGGCCATCATCGGCTCTGTGTCGCCACTTCTCGGGTTGATGGGAACGGTGATCGGAATCATGAACGTCTTCCTCAACATCACGTCCGCGGGCGGCAGCAACATCATGGCCGTGGCTCCGGGTGTGGGTCAGGCGCTCATCACGACGGTGGCGGGCCTCTTTGTCGCCATTCCGGCGGTGATCGCATACAACCACTTCGTGTCCCAGCTGAATCTGGTCAGCGGTGAGCTGGAAGGTTTCTCCAGCGAGTTCATTGGGACGCTCGCTAGGGAAAGCCGCGTCTAG
- a CDS encoding NAD-dependent epimerase/dehydratase family protein, whose product MSEMKKRVLVTGGAGFIGSHISEAYLAKGYDVWIVDNLSSGKLDNVPDGASFVELDIRDAEGVRNLFREFRFDLVNHHAAQIDVRISVSDPAKDASINVMGLLNLTEAAIEIGTQRFIFVSSGGVVYGEPQEIPTPETAPKSPLSPYGVTKLAGEFYLDYYRHIRGIDYAAMRYSNVYGPRQDPHGEAGVVAIFSTRLLKNRGLTIFGDGEQTRDYVYVGDVVAANMLVSEMELSESKALDDRAFNVGTNVGTSVVGLADALESVAGVSPGRKHEDERPGELRHSTLNTAKLRSHGWAPAHSLEQGLHATYTHIKNQAAGASE is encoded by the coding sequence ATGAGCGAAATGAAGAAGCGGGTGCTGGTGACCGGCGGGGCAGGTTTTATTGGCAGCCACATCTCCGAGGCGTATCTGGCGAAGGGGTATGACGTCTGGATTGTCGACAATCTCTCGTCGGGCAAGCTGGACAATGTCCCCGACGGGGCATCGTTCGTGGAGTTGGACATCCGAGACGCCGAAGGCGTGCGCAACCTCTTTCGGGAGTTCCGCTTCGATCTCGTGAACCACCACGCCGCGCAGATCGATGTTCGGATCTCGGTCTCTGATCCTGCCAAAGACGCATCAATCAACGTAATGGGGCTCTTGAACCTGACCGAAGCGGCGATTGAGATAGGGACGCAACGCTTTATTTTTGTGAGCAGCGGGGGCGTCGTGTACGGCGAGCCACAGGAGATCCCGACGCCTGAAACCGCCCCCAAGTCACCCCTTTCTCCTTATGGGGTCACGAAGCTGGCGGGCGAGTTCTACCTGGACTATTACCGGCATATTCGAGGAATCGACTACGCAGCCATGCGCTACTCGAATGTGTATGGCCCGCGCCAGGATCCACATGGTGAGGCGGGTGTAGTAGCGATCTTCTCGACCCGGCTCCTAAAAAACCGAGGCCTCACCATTTTCGGCGACGGCGAACAAACCCGAGACTACGTGTACGTGGGTGACGTCGTGGCAGCGAACATGCTCGTATCCGAGATGGAATTGTCGGAGTCTAAGGCGCTCGACGACCGCGCCTTCAATGTGGGCACGAACGTCGGGACGAGCGTCGTCGGTCTCGCGGACGCTCTCGAGTCTGTCGCCGGTGTGTCACCGGGCCGCAAACATGAAGACGAGCGCCCCGGTGAGTTGCGACACAGCACGCTCAATACGGCCAAGCTCCGGTCTCATGGATGGGCTCCTGCCCATTCTTTGGAACAAGGCTTGCACGCTACATACACACATATCAAAAATCAGGCTGCTGGAGCCTCTGAATGA
- a CDS encoding LysM peptidoglycan-binding domain-containing protein yields the protein MARSAAAVLAFLILPEIALAQQAQGTHTVVDGNTLWDLSATYYGDPFDWRRIWEANQAQIDDPNLIEPGQVLVIPGRAPEAPVTEHVAPAEPEPEPQPTGDGLDIRTIFFQDTAVARAGVIRGVESDHIAVPRDQVYSSPRLTGFEGDPWHTGTLTGEASGRTRDATVRGHARVHVAMETAARVGDQLQVFAVTRTIEDVGRVVVPTGVINVSEIVEDGIIGVIVKEYGRIVPGQFIAPLPEYDFEAGEYAQPVSNGALAMVIGTANRAILQDLGHIVFLDVGSEDNVGLGDEFTLFNQVDTDAAQGRLQVVGAQAGMAAARVVHIASPVFEQGVVVRLTKKMR from the coding sequence ATGGCCCGCTCGGCAGCGGCAGTTCTCGCATTTCTAATTCTGCCTGAAATTGCCCTCGCCCAGCAGGCGCAGGGGACCCATACCGTCGTGGACGGCAACACACTTTGGGACCTGTCGGCGACCTACTATGGGGACCCATTCGACTGGCGTCGGATCTGGGAAGCAAATCAGGCACAAATCGACGATCCGAATCTCATCGAGCCGGGTCAGGTTCTGGTCATACCTGGGAGAGCGCCTGAGGCTCCGGTGACTGAGCATGTAGCGCCGGCCGAGCCTGAGCCGGAGCCCCAACCGACTGGGGACGGCTTAGATATCCGGACGATCTTCTTCCAGGATACAGCTGTTGCTCGTGCCGGTGTGATACGCGGCGTCGAGTCCGATCACATCGCTGTGCCACGTGATCAGGTCTATTCGTCTCCCCGCCTGACGGGATTCGAAGGGGATCCTTGGCATACGGGAACCCTGACCGGCGAAGCTAGTGGCCGGACCCGTGACGCCACCGTTCGCGGACACGCTCGTGTTCATGTGGCCATGGAGACGGCGGCCCGGGTGGGCGACCAGCTTCAGGTCTTCGCGGTGACCCGGACCATCGAGGACGTCGGCCGAGTCGTCGTCCCGACGGGTGTGATCAACGTGTCTGAGATCGTCGAAGATGGGATCATCGGTGTGATCGTGAAGGAATACGGTCGTATCGTCCCAGGTCAGTTCATTGCTCCGTTGCCGGAGTACGACTTCGAAGCGGGTGAGTACGCTCAGCCCGTGTCGAATGGTGCGCTGGCCATGGTGATCGGCACTGCAAACCGGGCCATTCTCCAAGATCTTGGTCACATCGTTTTCCTCGATGTTGGTAGTGAGGACAACGTCGGGCTGGGTGATGAATTCACGTTGTTCAACCAAGTCGACACGGACGCTGCACAAGGACGCCTACAGGTGGTGGGTGCTCAGGCCGGCATGGCCGCTGCACGGGTTGTGCATATCGCGAGCCCGGTGTTCGAACAGGGCGTTGTGGTGCGCCTCACCAAGAAGATGCGATGA
- a CDS encoding Ig-like domain-containing protein, whose product MRTRRLISLATFAVIALVSSCVDAEVSPTAQTPIGTATFAVVPTFSGAVASSAAQAGDITRIRVTARLQSTAEVLATFTQDVDPAANEWTLTVEIQVPASGGQAVLTIELVSVASDGGETVEFSGQTQPISLTTGAPTQAREVPVGRGTIENLGVTGLTIEPTGDTLVIGGSTSVSAATTPADASNSHRIFFSSLDPTIATVSDNGTVTAVLDGSARIVAAAGLHADTSAILVLKGFADLSILKRLTNEEQSSFNEGDAISYTVVVDNFGPLTASNVQVLDSADAGLTLLSGQVTSGTFDVVSGVWVLDSIVNGATDTLVVLARVDAGTVEQALWNRARHLGLPLQVDTAAGNDVDSVEIHVVEPEADVNITKQLADDTRSYFEGDTVEFMIAVENFGPGVATAVQALDSLDKGLTYSHVADAAPFDVTSGVWTVGVLENGASDTLRLFAVIDSGTAGVQLWNRARSLGLTNQVDLDPTNDADSVSVSVSHTNADLNVSKALVDNSATYFEGDTVEFRVIVDNFGPATATLLALRDSLGSGMSLVSLSPLRGLVDIGTGTWELDSIVGGMSDTLVVAAQIDSGTVGQRLTNYAWSVGLTEQLDTVTSNDAASAWLSVDVQSADINVTKTADNTLPFPGDTTTWMIVIDNFGPYTAKNVTVLDQGDSIMIESFSVTSGTVDTVNGVWTIPSIPDGGSDTLLVRSVAKVGQVGDTLWNRVRVQPLTTEIDPDSTNNADSTFIFVQQRYADLNITKTVSDNEPSEGDSIVYTIVVENFGPHDANNVRLKGISDSIRTTGPSVVTTTQGSTTDYETWTVGTIPSGGADTLQLRMQLDSQMADSQMAGDPLWNRVLVDHLDEVDSASWNDADSAFIVVDQKVANVALNKFVDNTMPYEGDTITYTIELQNFGTHTADSVQIYDSLQAFFDGDLTVTSRTLTNGTFDTLTSVWTVGPLAPGQTDSLRLSFQVDSGTVSDTIVNYAWVSALFGAAEFDTTNDYASASAVVGQKVANVALNKFVDNAMPYEGDTIAYTIELQNFGTHTADSVQIYDSLQAFFDGDLTVTSRTLTNGTFDTLTSVWTVGPLAPGQTDSLRLAFRIDSGTVSDTIVNHARVSALFGAAESDTTNDYASASAVVGQKTSDLALSMGVGNTMPFEGDTVTFFVELHNYGSFPVVVKDVQISQTHDSTLSEPYANAPTTGTWNGSVWAIDSIVPGGTDTLFMAMELQVGMSVPGDTLRNSFFVVTSHGAFDTDPTNDTASAFVVHQQRVADLSVVKTVDNTNPSEGEDHTYTTIMRNVGTLPVGDVVLNDPIPAGLSYVSRSSSHGAFNHVTGLWDLGSIVFNPGDTAWLSVTLDPDPGSIGTTIQNTATLATPLDANSVNDTSSVAVTVHNADLFEMSKTVDNATPSEGEDFTYTVIFRNIGASELENVDVYDSIPAGLSYVSRSSSHGDWNPTTGLWDLGSTVFNPGDTAWLNVTIDPDPGSIGDTIWNRAWGSPDQTDGQTANNMDSVAVTVHNADLFEMSKTVDNAYPAVEEDFTYTVIFRNIGPSELENVDVYDSIPAGLIYVSRSTSHGDWNNTTGLWDLGSTIFNPGDTAWLYVTLRPAIGASGTTIWNRAWGSPDQTDAQTTNNMDSVTVNPTYGGYVDVTMSVTNASPQEGETVQHEITVTNNGAGTATSVNLLDSLPTTVGDKTLVGGFPTQGSWVSGASDWSVANLPAVDPKHDGSIAEGARGHFDAEPPWRGPDAALRQRGITDD is encoded by the coding sequence ATGCGCACTCGGCGCCTCATTTCCCTCGCCACCTTCGCGGTGATCGCACTCGTATCCTCGTGTGTGGACGCCGAGGTATCGCCGACGGCACAGACGCCAATTGGAACCGCCACCTTCGCGGTGGTGCCGACCTTTTCGGGCGCCGTCGCCTCTTCCGCGGCCCAAGCCGGTGACATCACCCGGATCCGGGTGACGGCAAGACTGCAGAGTACCGCGGAGGTCCTGGCAACGTTCACGCAGGACGTGGACCCTGCCGCCAACGAGTGGACGTTGACCGTTGAGATACAGGTCCCGGCCTCGGGTGGACAGGCCGTGCTCACGATCGAGCTCGTGAGCGTGGCCAGTGATGGTGGAGAGACCGTCGAGTTCAGCGGCCAGACGCAGCCGATCTCGTTGACGACCGGGGCCCCCACTCAAGCCAGAGAAGTTCCGGTCGGCCGCGGGACCATCGAGAACCTGGGCGTAACGGGCCTCACGATCGAACCGACGGGTGATACCCTCGTGATCGGCGGCTCCACGAGTGTGAGTGCCGCGACCACGCCCGCCGACGCTTCTAATTCTCATAGGATCTTCTTCAGCTCTCTGGACCCGACCATCGCCACGGTTTCTGACAACGGAACCGTTACAGCTGTCCTCGACGGGAGTGCCCGGATCGTCGCCGCAGCAGGTCTACATGCGGACACGTCCGCCATCTTGGTGCTCAAAGGTTTCGCAGACCTGAGCATCCTGAAGCGTCTCACCAACGAGGAGCAGTCGAGCTTCAACGAAGGCGACGCAATTTCCTACACCGTGGTGGTGGATAACTTCGGGCCGCTGACAGCCTCCAACGTCCAAGTCCTAGATTCAGCCGATGCTGGGCTGACGCTCCTGTCCGGCCAGGTCACATCGGGGACCTTCGATGTCGTCTCGGGTGTCTGGGTGCTCGATTCGATAGTCAATGGAGCCACTGACACACTCGTTGTGTTGGCGCGTGTGGATGCTGGAACGGTGGAGCAGGCGCTCTGGAATCGTGCGCGGCACCTGGGCCTTCCACTCCAAGTGGATACGGCTGCCGGCAATGATGTCGACTCCGTGGAAATCCACGTCGTCGAGCCCGAAGCCGATGTGAACATCACAAAGCAGCTCGCGGACGACACTCGCAGCTACTTCGAGGGTGACACCGTTGAGTTCATGATTGCCGTTGAGAATTTCGGTCCCGGAGTGGCGACCGCTGTCCAGGCCCTCGATTCCTTAGACAAGGGCCTGACCTATAGCCATGTCGCAGACGCCGCTCCGTTCGATGTCACTTCCGGCGTGTGGACGGTGGGGGTTCTAGAGAACGGAGCTAGCGATACTCTCCGCCTTTTCGCCGTGATCGACTCCGGTACGGCCGGAGTGCAGTTATGGAATCGGGCACGGAGCCTGGGGCTCACGAACCAGGTCGACCTGGATCCGACCAACGACGCCGACTCAGTCTCGGTCTCGGTCAGCCACACCAACGCTGACCTCAACGTCTCGAAAGCTCTGGTGGACAACAGCGCGACGTACTTCGAGGGCGACACCGTAGAGTTCAGGGTCATCGTGGACAACTTCGGTCCCGCGACCGCAACGCTCCTAGCGCTGCGCGACTCTCTCGGGTCGGGAATGTCTCTCGTGTCACTGAGCCCGCTGCGCGGCCTCGTCGACATCGGCACCGGCACGTGGGAGTTGGACTCAATCGTTGGGGGTATGAGCGACACGTTGGTCGTGGCCGCCCAGATCGATTCCGGCACCGTCGGACAGAGGCTCACGAACTACGCGTGGAGCGTCGGTCTCACGGAACAGCTCGATACAGTTACGTCGAACGACGCGGCGTCGGCGTGGCTCTCCGTGGACGTGCAGTCGGCTGACATCAACGTGACGAAGACGGCCGACAACACACTGCCCTTCCCCGGCGACACGACCACTTGGATGATCGTGATCGACAACTTCGGCCCGTACACGGCGAAGAATGTGACGGTCTTGGACCAGGGTGACTCGATCATGATCGAGTCCTTCTCGGTCACGTCCGGAACAGTCGACACCGTGAACGGGGTGTGGACGATCCCGTCCATCCCGGACGGCGGCTCGGACACCCTCTTGGTGCGATCGGTCGCGAAAGTGGGACAAGTCGGCGACACGCTCTGGAATCGGGTGCGCGTTCAACCGCTGACCACCGAGATCGACCCGGACTCGACGAACAACGCTGACTCGACCTTCATCTTCGTGCAGCAACGGTACGCGGACCTCAACATCACGAAGACCGTCAGCGACAACGAACCGTCCGAGGGCGACTCCATCGTCTACACAATCGTGGTCGAGAACTTCGGTCCTCACGATGCGAACAATGTCCGGTTGAAAGGCATATCCGACAGCATTCGAACAACCGGACCTTCCGTTGTAACCACCACCCAAGGTTCCACGACAGACTATGAGACATGGACAGTGGGGACGATTCCTTCCGGCGGAGCGGACACCCTTCAGCTGCGGATGCAATTGGATTCGCAGATGGCCGATTCGCAGATGGCCGGCGACCCGCTTTGGAACCGGGTCCTAGTCGATCACTTGGATGAGGTCGACTCCGCATCTTGGAACGACGCTGACTCCGCATTCATCGTGGTGGACCAGAAGGTGGCCAACGTCGCGCTAAACAAGTTCGTCGACAACACAATGCCGTACGAAGGTGACACGATCACCTACACCATCGAGCTACAGAACTTCGGGACCCACACGGCAGATTCAGTACAGATTTATGACTCGCTCCAAGCCTTCTTCGACGGTGATCTCACGGTCACAAGTAGGACCCTGACCAACGGGACGTTCGATACGCTGACGAGCGTGTGGACCGTTGGACCGTTGGCACCCGGACAAACGGATTCTCTCCGGCTCTCGTTCCAGGTCGACTCGGGCACGGTCTCGGACACTATAGTCAACTACGCGTGGGTGTCCGCACTGTTCGGTGCTGCGGAGTTCGATACCACGAATGACTATGCGAGCGCATCCGCCGTGGTGGGCCAGAAGGTGGCCAACGTCGCGCTAAACAAGTTCGTCGACAACGCAATGCCGTACGAAGGTGACACGATCGCCTACACCATCGAGCTACAGAACTTCGGGACCCACACGGCAGATTCAGTACAGATTTATGACTCGCTCCAAGCCTTCTTCGACGGTGACCTCACGGTCACAAGTAGGACCCTGACCAACGGGACGTTCGATACGCTGACGAGCGTGTGGACCGTTGGACCGTTGGCACCCGGACAAACGGATTCTCTCCGGCTCGCGTTCCGGATCGACTCAGGCACGGTCTCGGACACTATAGTCAACCACGCGCGTGTGTCCGCACTGTTCGGTGCTGCGGAGTCCGATACCACGAATGACTATGCGAGCGCATCCGCCGTGGTGGGCCAGAAGACTTCGGACCTAGCCCTGTCCATGGGCGTAGGCAACACGATGCCGTTCGAGGGCGACACGGTCACGTTCTTCGTGGAGCTCCATAACTACGGGTCCTTCCCCGTCGTCGTAAAGGACGTGCAAATCAGCCAAACGCACGACAGCACGCTTAGCGAGCCCTACGCGAACGCGCCAACGACCGGCACGTGGAACGGCTCGGTATGGGCTATCGACTCCATAGTGCCGGGCGGAACGGACACGCTCTTCATGGCGATGGAGCTCCAGGTCGGTATGTCCGTCCCCGGTGACACGCTGCGCAACAGCTTCTTTGTGGTGACTTCCCATGGCGCGTTCGACACCGATCCCACCAACGACACTGCTAGCGCGTTCGTAGTGCACCAACAAAGGGTGGCGGACCTCAGCGTCGTGAAGACCGTGGACAACACGAATCCCTCGGAAGGTGAGGACCACACCTACACGACCATCATGAGAAATGTCGGCACTCTGCCGGTTGGCGATGTCGTTCTGAACGACCCGATTCCTGCCGGGTTGAGCTATGTGAGCAGAAGTTCGAGCCACGGTGCCTTTAACCACGTGACGGGTCTGTGGGACCTCGGCTCGATAGTCTTTAATCCCGGTGACACGGCCTGGCTGAGCGTGACGCTCGATCCCGATCCGGGCTCGATCGGTACAACGATCCAGAACACAGCGACCTTGGCGACCCCGCTGGACGCGAACTCCGTGAACGACACGTCGAGTGTCGCTGTCACGGTGCACAACGCGGACCTCTTCGAGATGTCGAAGACCGTAGACAACGCCACGCCGTCCGAGGGTGAAGACTTCACCTACACGGTCATCTTCCGGAACATCGGTGCGTCCGAGCTCGAGAACGTGGACGTCTACGACTCGATCCCGGCTGGTCTGAGCTATGTGAGCAGAAGTTCGAGCCACGGTGACTGGAACCCCACGACGGGTCTGTGGGACCTCGGCTCGACGGTCTTTAATCCCGGTGACACGGCCTGGCTGAACGTGACGATCGATCCCGATCCGGGCTCGATCGGAGACACCATTTGGAACCGGGCCTGGGGCTCACCGGACCAGACGGACGGGCAGACCGCGAACAACATGGACTCGGTCGCTGTCACGGTGCACAACGCGGACCTCTTCGAGATGTCGAAGACCGTAGACAACGCCTACCCGGCCGTGGAAGAAGACTTCACCTACACGGTCATCTTCCGGAACATCGGGCCGTCCGAACTCGAGAACGTGGACGTCTACGACTCGATCCCGGCTGGTCTGATTTACGTCTCCAGGTCGACGAGTCACGGTGACTGGAACAACACGACGGGCCTCTGGGACCTCGGCTCGACGATCTTTAATCCCGGTGACACGGCCTGGCTGTACGTGACGCTCAGGCCAGCCATCGGAGCCAGCGGGACCACCATTTGGAACCGGGCGTGGGGCTCACCGGACCAGACGGACGCTCAGACCACCAACAACATGGACAGCGTGACGGTTAACCCCACCTACGGGGGCTACGTCGACGTCACGATGTCCGTTACGAACGCTTCTCCTCAGGAAGGCGAGACGGTTCAGCATGAGATCACCGTCACAAACAACGGAGCGGGCACCGCGACGAGCGTGAACCTGCTGGACTCACTGCCGACCACCGTGGGAGACAAGACCCTCGTGGGCGGATTTCCGACGCAGGGCAGTTGGGTCTCCGGCGCAAGCGACTGGAGCGTTGCCAACCTGCCGGCGGTCGACCCTAAGCACGATGGGTCGATCGCAGAGGGAGCCCGCGGCCAC